From the genome of Sphingobacterium sp. UGAL515B_05:
GCATCGTTTTGAATCTTTACATTCTCATTGATAACCATAAGTTCATTGTCGAGCGCTAGGAGTTCATAGTAAGAATCTGCAATTTCAGCGATCAGGTGAGTTACCATAAAGTTTTTGCCTTCCACGCTGGCAAAGTACCGTTGCAGCTGCGCTTTGGTCGCATTGTGGAGTTTACCCCAGATATCTGTTTCCCATTGTGCCTGTACACCAACTCCAAAATCAAATAGCGGTTCAGGCATTTCGCGTCCGGGTTCGATTTCTGTATTCTTTTCCATCGCTCCAATGTTTGTGTAGCGACTAACTTTGTCGACCCCAGCGCCAACTTTTACGCCTACGGAAGGTAGATATTCACCTTTTTTGGCGCTTACCTCATTTTTGGCTATTTCAATTTCCTGAAGCATAATATGTAACTCCTGGTTGTTTGCTAGTGCCTGACCGATCAGTCCTTGTAGATTGGGATCGCTGAAATAGCTGTTCCATTTGATTTTTCCTGTATTCACGGTGTCGCTGTCAGCATCCCCATATTTTCCGGGAACGGTTCTATTTTCGGCACGTTGTTTTATTTCCAGTGGTTTGCAGGCTGCAAGACTAAGCAAGAAAAGTGCGAAACCTGTATAGTGATATAATCTGTTCTTATTCATAATGTATCATGTCTTCGCTTAATGGTGATTCGTCTTCGGCTTGGATCATTTTTCTTCCGTCAGCCAATTTTGCAAAAATGTAGTAGAGTCCGGGAATGACAATAACGCCAAAGATTGTTCCGACGAGCATACCTCCCAGCGCTGAGGCACCTATGGTATGGTTACCAATAGCTCCGGCACCACTGGCAAAGACAAGTGGTACAAGTCCAGCGATAAATGCAAATGAGGTCATGAGGATCGGTCTGAAACGTGCTCGTGAACCCTCAATAGCTGCTTCCAATATGCTATCGCCAGCTTGGCGCCTTTTCACGGCAAATTCTACGATAAGCACCGCATTTTTACCCAATAAACCAATAATCATGATCAACCCGACCTGCGCATAGATGTCATTTTCAAGTCCCATAGCTTTTAATAGGAAGAATGATCCAAAGACACCAACTGGTAGCGACAACAATACCGCAAACGGAATGATAAAGCTTTCGTACTGCGCAGCAAGTACAAGATATACGAAGACTAAGACAACTAAAAAGACATAAACGGCTTCGTTTCCACGTTGAGCCTCATCATAGGACAAGCCCTCCCAGGCAACTTTATAGCCATGTGGTAATGTTTGAAGTGCAGTTTCGTTGATTGCCTGAATAGCGTCGGCCGTTGTATATCCATTTGCCGGAAGTCCACGGATGGCGGCCGAATTGTACATGTTGTAGCGCGTGATTTCGTTTGGTCCCTGTGTTTTTTTTAAGGTCATAAAGGCCGAATAAGGAACCATCTGGTCATGATCGTTTTTGACGTAAAGGTTCATGATATCGGAAGGTAGCCTTCTAAATTCTGGTGAAGATTGTACATAGACTTTGAAGAATTGACCGAAACGGATAAAACCCTGCTCATAGGTACTACCGATAAGGATATTGAGGTTGTCCATGGCTTTACCAATGGAAACGCCTTTTTGCATGGCGGCGTTATTGTCAAATACCAATTCGTATTGTGGGTAGTTAGCGGCAAAGAATGTAAAGACCCCGGTCAGTTCCTTACGTTTCTTTAAATTAGCGATAAACGCTTTATTTACTTTATCGAAATCTTGGTAATCGGTGGTTCTATTGAGGTCCAGCAGGCGCATGGAGAAACCTCCAGAAGAACCAAACCCAGGAACAGCGGGAGGTTCGAAGAATTCAACCGTTGCACCTAGATTTTTTGATTTTTCTTCGAGTTCTTCCATGATCTCTTTAACGGAGTGTTCACGTTCACCCCAGGTTTTGAGGTTGATAAGACAGGTTCCGGCATTCGATCCACGACCTTCGGTCATGATTTCATAACCTGCCAGTGATGAGACAGATTCTACGCCATCTACCCCTTGACAGATCTTCTGGAGCTCTCTGGAAAGCTTATTGGTCTGTTCCAATGTTGATCCTGGAGGAGTCTGAATAATGGCATATATTGTGCCTTGGTCCTCACTCGGTATAAAACCTCCTGGAAGCGTTTTGTTAATGACGAAAATTCCGACACAGAATGCTATTAAGATACCCCATGTAATCACTCTTCGGCTGGCAATTTTACGAAGTAAGGAGGCATACTTGCCCGTTATTTTATCAAAAGTACGGTTAAAAAGGTCGAGCGATTTAGTGAATACGTTTGATTTTTTTGGTTTACCATGGTTATTTTTCAGGAGCATCGCAGCCAGCACAGGAGTAAGGGTTAATGCGACTACTGCAGATATCACGATGGAACTGGCCATGGTAATTGAAAATTGACGGTAAAATGTTCCGACAGGACCTGTCATAAATGAAATGGGGATAAAAACGGCAACCATAACAGCTGTAATAGCGATAATAGCACCTGCGATTTCGGCCATGACTTCTTTTACAGCACTGTACGGCGATATGGCACTTTCTTCCATTTTGGCATGTACGGCTTCAATGACCACAATGGCGTTGTCTACGACAATCCCAATGGCAAGCACCAACGCAAACAAGGTCACTAAGTTGATCGACATGCCGAACCATTGGATGACGAAGAATGTACCTATCAACGAAACGGGCACGGCGATGATCGGAATCAAAGTCGAACGCCAATCGCCCAGGAAAATAAAGACGACAATGGCAACTAAAATAAAAGCATCGCGTAGGGTATGCATCACCTGTTCGATAGAAGCATCCAGGAATTGGGATACATCATAACTGATTTTATAGTCTATTCCTGGAGGAAAGTTACCTTTCATCTCCGCAAGTTTTGCCTTCACATCTTTGATAACGTCATTGGCATTACTACCATAATTCTGTTTCAACACAATCGAAGCCGAGGGATGCCCGTCTAAATTGGAATAGATGTCAAAGAATTCACTTCCCAGTTCGACTTTAGCCACGTCTTTTAACTTGATGTTTTCACCGTCGCCGTTTGCGCGAACGATAATATTGTCATATTGTTCAGGTGTATTGTATTGCCCTTTATAGGTTAGGACATATTCGAGGGATTGCGCAGCAATACCTGAGCTTTGTCCCAGTCGACCTGGACGGCCGATGATACTTTGTTCTCCTATCGCTTTCATCACTTCGTCAACCGACAAGCTGTAAGCTCGCATACGATCGGGATTTAACCAGACGCGCATGGCATATCTACGGCTACCTAAGATTTGCGATTTGGCGATTCCGTGGATACGATTGATTTCAGGAATGATGTTTACAGTTGCATAGTTGTACAAGAACTTTTCATCCATGCTTTTATTGGTACTGTAAAGATTCACGTACATCAGCATACTGGGCTGAATTGGATTGACGACGACTCCTTCCTTTTGAACAAGTTCAGGCAAGAGTGGCATAACCTGATCCACCCGGGTTTTCACCAGTACTACGGCATCGTTGGGGTCTGTTCCAGGATCAAATACGACGTTTACGGTTGCTTCACCGGCACTGGTCGCATCGGTTGCGATATAGCGCATTCCCTGTACACCATTGATTGCATTCTCCAGTGTAATCAGTGAGGATTTTACAAGTACATCAGCACTTGCACCAGGATAGGCAATGGAGACCGCCACAGTTGTCGGTGCGATTTTTGGAAATTGCTCTGTAGGAAGTTGCTTTATGGCCAAACCTCCGATAAATAGGATTACCACCGATATGACAATAGCAAATACCGGTCGATGTATTACTTTTTTAAACATAATGCTGCTTTTTTAATTACTCTGCATATAAATCTAAGTTTGACATGACTTTCTCCGGAGTCTGATATTTGGATTCAATAGTCTGGTTTTCCTGTACCATGCGAAGTCCATTCAGTAGAATCTTTTCGTCCTTGCCCAATCCGGAAGAAACAACATAGATATGTGGCAGTTCGGCAGCAATTTTTATTTCTCTTGCTTTTACTTTATTATCTTTTGTAATAACGTAAACATATTTTTTTTCAAGCTCCTCGAATGTAGCTTTCTGCGGTATCATAAGCGCGTTATTATAGGGCGATGTAATGACTATATTACCTGTCTCGCCATAACGCAATAATCCCTTTGGATTTGGAAAAGTCGCTCTGTAGGCAATATTTCCAGTTTCATTATTGAAGTCTGATTCAATTGTTTCAACAATACCCTCATGACCGAATTCTTTTCCATTGGCCATGTTTAACCGTACATGCAGCGGGCTATTGTCTTTTTTTGCGTCCATTTGATTGAGGTATTCGACTTCGGGGACATTGAAGTAAACCCACATTTTACTGTTATCGGACAGTTCTGTGATCAACTCGCCTTCATCGACAAGACTTCCTTTACGGACATGAAGCTTACCAACGATTCCTGAAAACGGTGCTACGATGTCGGTAAATTTGAGATGCGTATTCATAGCGGCTAACTCAGCTTTGGCTTTTTCATATTTTGCTTTTGCCATTTCAGTTTCCTGCGGAGCTACAATATCTTTTTCGGACAGATTTTTGGTATTCTGATATTCGATTTCAGCATATTTTACCTCAGCTTTGGCACGATTAACATCGGACTCATAGAGGTTGGGCATGATTTTAAAGAGGGGTTGTCCTTTTTGTACAAATTGACCTTCATCGACAAATATCGATTGAATGTAGCCTTTTTCCTGCGCGCGCAATTCAATATGGTTGATCGAACGGATTTGGGCGACATAGTCTTTATTGACAATTGTATCTTTGACCAAAGGAGTAGTGACGTTGAAAACTGCAGCTTCTTTTTTGTCTTTTTTTTCTGACTGACAGCTTGTAGATAGAATAATAAGGCACAGGCTTATATACATAAAGCTTCTCATGACCATGATAATAGTTTTTTAATTTTTTTCGAAAAATTGAACAATAGTGTGACATGCTTCCAGATGATTTTGAAAGCTATTTTGATGTTTTTTTAAGAAATTATTAAAAAATCACAGCCTGAATACACTGTAATGGATGTATAGGGCGTTTTTTCGTGAAGTAAGCTGGTTGGAATTTGCAAGCGAAACTGCTGTGCGAGTATTGTGAAATTGAGGATGGATATAGGCGGCTAGATTTCCAAAATCATTTCCGCTAAGTGCGAATAAGTTAGGGCTATTGGAGTCACTTCCCGTGTCGTCATTTTCGTTATCATTTTCTGAAAAATAAGCCCTTAGTTTTTCATGCCGATGACGTTTAGTTTTGCGAATAACTTTGGTCTCATAACCTTCGCTTTTTACTTCCTTGTTGAAGTGATTGACAGCATGAAGATTGCGGGAGGGGATATTATTTGGTGTTGGCACATGATACCAGCCAAAACTGATAAGCATTGCGCAAACTACGCCGAACAGATATTGATGGAATTTTCCTTGCATCCTTGAAAGCAAATGTAATTAAACTTTAAAAATGATACAAGTGATTTCGGTATGGAAATTTTAAAGTTTATGTAATATTGTTACAAAGTATTTAAACTGATGGTGTTTTAGTGATTATTTGTGTAAAAATTGCTCAAATTCCGTTTTTGAAATTGCGTTTAGGTGATATTTTTAAAAAATATGACCTAAATAGCTTTGGTTTTCTTTAAAGGGTTATGTTTTTAGGTGTTTTTCGGGTTGATTTTCGTTTTTTTTTTTTAGTTTGATGTTCTTTTGAATGAGTTGGGGAAGGGCAAATTTGACTTTTTTCATTCTCTAATAGGTGAAATCGTTTGTCCTGCTTTTATGCTGTTGTGAATGAGTTTTTTAAAAAGTTTGCTTGATTGAAAAGTGACTTGTTCTTTTATAGGGTACTTTGCTGTCGCTTGATCTAGTTTATTGAGGCGGCCCTAATACATATTCTTACAATTGGGCAAAATGGCTTACGGTACTTTTTGATAAGTAGGTAGCAACCGTAATGCCCAATTGGCTTGTTCTAGACCGTTTTAAGGGTTTTCTGATTATTTCGTAGCATTTGTATTGCTTTTTCAGCCCTTGTCTTTCGGGTTTGTTCCTGTTTTGCTGATCCAACCCAATCACAATAGCCTTGTTTGTATGATTTGGAAAGTGTTTCAAAAAAAGCATTGGCTTTTTCGTCCATATCCAACAATTGTTGGAGTTCCATAGGGACGCCTTCAATATGTTCACCTTTTTTTAGCATGTATTTTATCATTTGATTCCCTATAAAAATACATAAATATCCTCGAGTTGCCGGCCTTTATTGTATGAATACTTTTGACTTGCCCGTAAGGTAATACGATCAGTGGATTGCAGTACTTTTGCTTGAAATAAGACTTACAAGTTGCCGCTGTCTTCCTATGCGTTGAAACATATATTGTTCTTATTTGTTTTTCTATTAGTCAATAAAAATTTTCAATATGAAAGCAATACGTTTTTTTGGGCATAAAGATGTCCGCGTTGTAAATGATATGGTGAAGCCCGTTCCTAAGGGTGACGAAGTATTACTAAAAATTGGTGGTGCAGGTGTTTGTCATTCTGATCTCCACATTATAGATGAGGGGACCGTTGTAGGTACGGTGTTTACCTTGGGACACGAAAATGCGGGCTGGATTGAAGAAGTTGGATCTGATGTAAAAGACTATAAAAAAGGTGATGCGGTATTGGTCTATGGTCCTTGGGGCTGTGGGCACTGTAAACCCTGTCAGCAATCAAAAGAAAATTATTGTGATCACCAGTCTGAAATGGCTTATGGTGGTGGGCTAGGCCTAGATGGCGGGATGGCGGAATATATGCTTGTTCCTTCTTCGCGTTTACTGGTCCCAATTTATGACTTAGATCCAGTTATTGCAGCGCCCT
Proteins encoded in this window:
- a CDS encoding efflux RND transporter periplasmic adaptor subunit, with translation MVMRSFMYISLCLIILSTSCQSEKKDKKEAAVFNVTTPLVKDTIVNKDYVAQIRSINHIELRAQEKGYIQSIFVDEGQFVQKGQPLFKIMPNLYESDVNRAKAEVKYAEIEYQNTKNLSEKDIVAPQETEMAKAKYEKAKAELAAMNTHLKFTDIVAPFSGIVGKLHVRKGSLVDEGELITELSDNSKMWVYFNVPEVEYLNQMDAKKDNSPLHVRLNMANGKEFGHEGIVETIESDFNNETGNIAYRATFPNPKGLLRYGETGNIVITSPYNNALMIPQKATFEELEKKYVYVITKDNKVKAREIKIAAELPHIYVVSSGLGKDEKILLNGLRMVQENQTIESKYQTPEKVMSNLDLYAE
- a CDS encoding efflux RND transporter permease subunit; translated protein: MFKKVIHRPVFAIVISVVILFIGGLAIKQLPTEQFPKIAPTTVAVSIAYPGASADVLVKSSLITLENAINGVQGMRYIATDATSAGEATVNVVFDPGTDPNDAVVLVKTRVDQVMPLLPELVQKEGVVVNPIQPSMLMYVNLYSTNKSMDEKFLYNYATVNIIPEINRIHGIAKSQILGSRRYAMRVWLNPDRMRAYSLSVDEVMKAIGEQSIIGRPGRLGQSSGIAAQSLEYVLTYKGQYNTPEQYDNIIVRANGDGENIKLKDVAKVELGSEFFDIYSNLDGHPSASIVLKQNYGSNANDVIKDVKAKLAEMKGNFPPGIDYKISYDVSQFLDASIEQVMHTLRDAFILVAIVVFIFLGDWRSTLIPIIAVPVSLIGTFFVIQWFGMSINLVTLFALVLAIGIVVDNAIVVIEAVHAKMEESAISPYSAVKEVMAEIAGAIIAITAVMVAVFIPISFMTGPVGTFYRQFSITMASSIVISAVVALTLTPVLAAMLLKNNHGKPKKSNVFTKSLDLFNRTFDKITGKYASLLRKIASRRVITWGILIAFCVGIFVINKTLPGGFIPSEDQGTIYAIIQTPPGSTLEQTNKLSRELQKICQGVDGVESVSSLAGYEIMTEGRGSNAGTCLINLKTWGEREHSVKEIMEELEEKSKNLGATVEFFEPPAVPGFGSSGGFSMRLLDLNRTTDYQDFDKVNKAFIANLKKRKELTGVFTFFAANYPQYELVFDNNAAMQKGVSIGKAMDNLNILIGSTYEQGFIRFGQFFKVYVQSSPEFRRLPSDIMNLYVKNDHDQMVPYSAFMTLKKTQGPNEITRYNMYNSAAIRGLPANGYTTADAIQAINETALQTLPHGYKVAWEGLSYDEAQRGNEAVYVFLVVLVFVYLVLAAQYESFIIPFAVLLSLPVGVFGSFFLLKAMGLENDIYAQVGLIMIIGLLGKNAVLIVEFAVKRRQAGDSILEAAIEGSRARFRPILMTSFAFIAGLVPLVFASGAGAIGNHTIGASALGGMLVGTIFGVIVIPGLYYIFAKLADGRKMIQAEDESPLSEDMIHYE
- a CDS encoding YdeI/OmpD-associated family protein translates to MLKKGEHIEGVPMELQQLLDMDEKANAFFETLSKSYKQGYCDWVGSAKQEQTRKTRAEKAIQMLRNNQKTLKTV